A part of Bacteroidota bacterium genomic DNA contains:
- a CDS encoding acyl-CoA carboxylase subunit beta has translation MNLEFNKNDDKMRLLISQMEQRLAKIYLGGGKSRIEKLHEQGKMTARERIDFLLDKDSPRVEVGAFAGYEMYPEHGGCPAGGVVIIIGYVSGKQCIVVANDATVKAGAWFPITGKKNLRAQEIAMENRLPIIYLVDSAGVYLPMQDEIFPDKEHFGRIFRNNAVMSSMGILQISAVMGSCVAGGAYLPIMSDEAMIVDKTGSIFLAGSYLVKAAIGENIDNETLGGATTHCEISGVTDYKCKDDADCLTRIRNIMSKIGDYEKAGFNRETPALPKKDPKEIYGIIPDTRDKQFDMHEVIERLVDNSEFEEYKELYGQSIICAYARIDGWAVGIVANQRKVVKSKKGEMQFGGVIYSDSADKAARFIMNCNQKKIPLVFLQDATGFMVGSRSEHGGIIKDGAKLVNAMSNSVVPKFTIILGNSYGAANYAMCGKAYDPRLIVGWPTAQVAVMGGAQAAKVLVQIEVASLKAKGEEITPEKEAELFNKIKDRYDSQTTPYYAASRLWLDAIIDPLETRKVISMGIEMANHSPITKQYNVGVLQT, from the coding sequence ATGAATTTGGAATTCAATAAAAACGACGACAAAATGCGATTGCTGATTTCACAAATGGAACAGCGTTTAGCTAAAATATATTTAGGTGGCGGAAAATCGCGCATCGAAAAATTGCACGAACAAGGAAAAATGACTGCGCGCGAGCGTATTGATTTTCTTTTGGATAAAGACAGTCCTCGTGTTGAAGTTGGCGCTTTTGCCGGATATGAAATGTATCCCGAACATGGTGGTTGTCCTGCCGGAGGTGTGGTAATCATTATAGGTTATGTAAGCGGCAAGCAATGTATTGTTGTTGCCAATGACGCTACTGTAAAAGCCGGAGCTTGGTTTCCGATTACGGGTAAAAAGAATCTACGTGCTCAGGAAATCGCCATGGAAAACCGTTTACCAATTATATATTTGGTTGATAGTGCCGGCGTTTATTTACCAATGCAAGATGAAATATTCCCTGATAAAGAACATTTCGGGAGAATTTTCAGAAATAATGCAGTGATGAGCAGCATGGGGATTTTACAAATTTCTGCAGTGATGGGCAGCTGTGTGGCCGGTGGAGCTTATTTACCTATCATGAGCGATGAAGCCATGATTGTAGATAAAACAGGTTCTATCTTTTTAGCCGGAAGCTATTTAGTAAAAGCCGCTATCGGCGAAAATATTGATAACGAAACTTTAGGTGGAGCAACAACACATTGTGAAATTAGCGGGGTAACAGATTATAAATGCAAGGATGATGCCGATTGTTTAACCCGCATTCGTAACATCATGAGTAAAATTGGTGATTATGAAAAAGCCGGCTTTAACCGTGAAACGCCCGCTCTTCCTAAAAAGGATCCAAAAGAAATTTACGGCATCATTCCTGATACACGCGACAAACAATTTGATATGCACGAGGTGATCGAACGCCTGGTGGATAATAGTGAGTTTGAAGAATACAAAGAATTGTACGGACAAAGCATTATTTGTGCTTATGCGCGCATTGATGGTTGGGCTGTAGGTATTGTTGCCAATCAACGCAAAGTAGTAAAAAGCAAAAAAGGTGAAATGCAATTTGGTGGCGTAATTTATAGTGACAGTGCTGATAAAGCAGCACGTTTCATAATGAATTGTAATCAAAAGAAAATTCCATTGGTGTTTTTACAAGATGCTACCGGGTTTATGGTGGGTTCGCGCAGTGAACATGGCGGAATTATTAAAGATGGTGCCAAATTGGTAAACGCCATGAGTAATTCAGTAGTACCTAAGTTTACTATTATCCTTGGTAACAGTTATGGCGCAGCTAATTATGCAATGTGTGGAAAAGCATACGACCCACGTTTAATTGTAGGTTGGCCAACAGCTCAGGTGGCGGTAATGGGTGGCGCGCAAGCGGCAAAAGTTTTAGTACAAATTGAAGTGGCCAGTTTAAAAGCCAAAGGCGAAGAAATCACTCCTGAAAAAGAAGCAGAATTATTTAATAAAATTAAAGACCGTTACGATTCTCAAACCACACCGTATTACGCGGCATCGCGTTTGTGGCTAGATGCAATCATCGATCCATTGGAAACACGAAAAGTGATCAGTATGGGAATTGAGATGGCAAACCATTCACCAATTACAAAACAGTACAATGTGGGGGTGCTTCAAACATAA
- a CDS encoding SUMF1/EgtB/PvdO family nonheme iron enzyme encodes MKKLLLLIILTAISFSFIERKKKEFTPPGTVKICDTLFVDETEISNFSWVQYELWIARKYGVNSTEHKAVLPDTLVWREKYATNEPYVKYYYRHPAYRDYPVVGISYEQALAFCKWRTERVKEFMIISKKYQDINFEYRLPSKSEWEFLSNNGSYSDGYSVFSRGGRNEKGLVTFNHRWAKDSAEWVSSGGDKSRVGMEVLAPVYSYWPNYFKLYNMIGNASEMVLEKGISKGGSWRNLLEECRVGKDIPYEKPTAWLGFRCVCIVKKSAV; translated from the coding sequence ATGAAAAAACTATTACTACTTATCATTCTTACAGCAATCTCTTTTTCATTTATTGAAAGAAAGAAAAAAGAATTTACACCGCCCGGTACGGTTAAGATTTGTGATACCTTATTTGTAGATGAAACTGAAATAAGTAATTTTTCATGGGTTCAATATGAGTTATGGATAGCGAGAAAATATGGAGTCAATTCTACAGAGCATAAAGCTGTTTTACCGGATACTTTGGTATGGAGAGAAAAATATGCGACAAATGAACCATATGTGAAATATTATTACCGTCATCCCGCTTATAGGGATTATCCCGTTGTAGGCATAAGTTACGAGCAAGCTTTAGCATTTTGTAAATGGCGTACTGAAAGAGTGAAGGAGTTTATGATTATTTCAAAAAAATATCAGGACATTAATTTCGAATATAGGTTACCATCAAAATCAGAATGGGAGTTTTTAAGCAATAATGGAAGTTATAGCGATGGTTATTCGGTATTCTCGAGAGGTGGAAGGAATGAAAAAGGCTTGGTGACTTTTAATCATCGTTGGGCAAAAGATTCTGCAGAATGGGTGAGTAGTGGTGGCGATAAAAGTAGAGTTGGTATGGAAGTGTTAGCACCGGTATATTCTTATTGGCCAAATTATTTCAAATTATATAATATGATTGGAAATGCTTCCGAAATGGTATTAGAAAAGGGTATAAGTAAAGGCGGAAGTTGGAGAAATTTACTGGAAGAATGCAGAGTAGGGAAGGATATTCCTTATGAAAAACCTACAGCTTGGTTAGGCTTTCGTTGTGTTTGTATTGTAAAAAAATCGGCTGTATAA
- a CDS encoding SpoIIE family protein phosphatase, with product MKKILSIFLTLIVFSVSGQNFNLVDSTDVHTKELMSGLKSKWPQQKIYDFITKHELQKHILKNKDSILSNFSDFEPQYFLLVVTADVFSDNLEYDEAQELALASLKTADSYKQVSAKGVIYNMLGNLYGELKLYSEGVKCFYESIAILQKENKQEKLAVIYSNFAGLLYKMGHASRNYFDSTRVYLGKSIAIANEFGDKAHLQSAYQTLGLLETDLRNFSDAERALNKSLQLNKQLEDSEMVGYTYYQLGRCFVGQGKERTARIAIRFLDTAYQFAISLSDMELVEEVVYEKAYAYNQMGEYKLSSDHALRYAELNDSLTIVGNEKMIAELNQKYESARKEAQIKDLNLIQKEKQVQLNRQRYFLIASVIVLLIVIIAVITLYKSNQIRKRVNNQLNEKNQLIEAQKREVTNQKELIETKNKEILDSINYARKIQLTLLANEELLKNNLSDYFVLFKPKDIVSGDFYWATLKGDKFYMAVCDCTGHGVPGAFMSLLNIGFLNEAINEKSISQPNEIFNYVRQRLIESVSREEQQDGMDGVLLCLDKSNGQLTYAAANNAPVLISSNTISELPFDKMPVGKGVHENKFNLYGVKLAPSDTLYLYTDGYADQFGGPKGKKFKYKQLNELLLNIHSESTSSQKEKLETVLMNWKKGLEQVDDVCIMGLKA from the coding sequence TTGAAGAAAATTCTATCCATATTTTTAACGCTTATTGTTTTTTCTGTAAGTGGACAAAACTTCAATCTAGTAGATTCAACGGATGTTCACACAAAGGAGTTGATGAGTGGACTTAAGTCAAAATGGCCGCAACAAAAAATCTATGACTTTATAACTAAACATGAATTACAAAAGCACATTCTCAAGAATAAGGATAGTATCTTGTCTAATTTTAGTGATTTTGAACCTCAATATTTCTTATTGGTAGTTACTGCTGATGTTTTTTCGGATAATCTGGAATATGATGAAGCGCAAGAATTGGCATTAGCCTCATTGAAAACAGCTGATTCTTACAAACAAGTTTCAGCAAAGGGTGTTATTTATAACATGCTCGGAAATTTATATGGGGAGTTGAAATTATACTCAGAAGGAGTTAAATGTTTTTATGAAAGCATAGCGATTTTGCAAAAAGAGAATAAACAAGAAAAATTAGCGGTTATATATTCCAATTTTGCCGGCTTATTGTATAAAATGGGGCATGCTTCGAGAAACTATTTTGATAGTACCAGAGTTTACTTAGGAAAGTCAATTGCGATTGCTAATGAATTTGGCGATAAAGCTCATTTACAGTCGGCCTACCAAACTTTAGGTCTGTTAGAAACAGATTTGAGGAATTTTTCTGATGCGGAGCGGGCTCTTAATAAATCACTACAGTTAAATAAACAACTGGAAGATTCTGAAATGGTCGGGTATACATATTATCAATTAGGACGTTGCTTTGTTGGACAAGGTAAAGAAAGAACGGCACGCATAGCGATACGATTTCTGGATACAGCCTATCAATTTGCTATTTCTCTTTCTGATATGGAGCTGGTAGAAGAAGTGGTATACGAAAAAGCCTATGCTTATAATCAGATGGGAGAATACAAATTAAGTTCTGATCACGCGTTACGTTATGCTGAATTAAATGACAGTTTAACCATTGTAGGTAATGAGAAAATGATTGCAGAGTTAAATCAGAAGTATGAGTCGGCTCGAAAAGAAGCGCAAATCAAAGATTTGAATTTGATTCAAAAAGAAAAACAAGTTCAGTTAAATCGTCAGAGATACTTTTTAATTGCGTCCGTAATTGTGTTGTTGATTGTAATAATCGCCGTCATCACACTTTATAAATCCAATCAAATAAGGAAACGGGTGAATAATCAATTAAACGAAAAAAATCAGTTAATTGAAGCGCAAAAGAGGGAGGTGACAAATCAAAAGGAACTTATCGAAACCAAAAACAAGGAAATTCTTGATTCCATTAATTATGCACGTAAAATTCAATTGACTTTATTGGCAAATGAAGAGTTATTAAAGAATAATTTGAGTGATTATTTTGTTTTATTTAAACCGAAAGATATTGTAAGCGGCGATTTTTATTGGGCTACATTGAAAGGAGATAAATTTTACATGGCCGTTTGTGATTGTACAGGGCACGGTGTGCCGGGAGCTTTTATGAGTTTGTTAAACATTGGTTTTTTGAACGAAGCTATCAATGAAAAAAGCATTTCTCAACCAAACGAAATATTTAACTATGTACGTCAACGATTAATCGAAAGCGTAAGTAGAGAAGAGCAACAAGACGGAATGGATGGCGTATTGCTTTGTCTCGATAAATCTAACGGTCAGCTTACCTATGCCGCGGCTAATAATGCCCCTGTTTTAATAAGTTCAAATACGATCAGCGAATTACCATTTGATAAAATGCCGGTTGGAAAAGGCGTACATGAAAATAAATTTAATCTGTATGGTGTTAAGTTAGCGCCTTCCGATACTTTGTACTTATATACCGACGGGTATGCCGATCAATTTGGCGGACCTAAAGGAAAAAAATTCAAGTATAAGCAACTCAACGAGCTATTATTGAATATTCATTCTGAATCGACAAGTTCTCAAAAAGAAAAACTCGAAACTGTATTAATGAATTGGAAAAAAGGCTTAGAACAGGTAGATGATGTGTGTATTATGGGTTTAAAAGCATAA
- a CDS encoding sigma-70 family RNA polymerase sigma factor codes for MSFNPRYHHTTAQLHDEQLIIEAAKENPEYFGPLYDKYYKQIFGYVYQRMDDKESAFDITAQVFLKALTNLHRYEFKGVPFASWLFRIAHSEVMQLFRDQKNKRAINADVGDLRNICEEVQEPFFEEYLPHIQVLIKQLPDEDLQLVEMRFFEQRPFKEIAEILNITENNAKVRMYRILERLKKSITNIKV; via the coding sequence ATGAGTTTTAACCCGCGATACCATCACACCACCGCACAATTGCACGACGAGCAATTGATTATTGAAGCTGCAAAGGAGAATCCGGAGTACTTCGGACCGTTATACGATAAATACTACAAGCAAATTTTTGGCTATGTGTATCAACGTATGGACGACAAGGAATCGGCATTCGATATCACAGCTCAGGTATTTTTAAAAGCCTTAACTAATTTGCACCGTTACGAATTTAAAGGTGTGCCTTTTGCAAGCTGGTTATTCCGCATTGCACACAGTGAAGTCATGCAATTGTTTCGCGATCAAAAAAACAAACGCGCCATTAATGCTGATGTGGGCGATTTGAGAAATATTTGTGAAGAAGTTCAGGAGCCGTTTTTTGAAGAGTATTTACCGCACATTCAGGTTTTGATAAAGCAATTGCCCGATGAAGATTTACAATTAGTAGAGATGCGTTTTTTTGAGCAAAGACCATTTAAGGAAATCGCCGAAATTTTAAACATCACCGAGAACAACGCCAAAGTGAGAATGTACCGCATATTAGAGAGATTGAAAAAGAGTATAACGAATATTAAAGTATAG
- a CDS encoding Crp/Fnr family transcriptional regulator translates to MKDLKERLRNFLELKLIEEIEKEGKFMSFKEGDVIIDYNKNIKFMPLIISGTIRVMRKDEEDNEILLYYLSSNESCAMAYTCCMEARKSEIKAIAEDNVELVAIPHEKLDEWLTKYPSWKSYIFNSFTQRFNELLRSLESIAFHKLDQRLIKYLKNKSKVTGKSAIQLSHNQIAEELGTSRVVISRLLKQLENEKKLVLYRNEIKLLSDF, encoded by the coding sequence ATGAAAGATCTAAAAGAAAGATTGCGCAATTTTCTGGAGTTAAAACTCATTGAAGAAATTGAGAAAGAAGGCAAATTCATGTCTTTTAAGGAAGGCGATGTAATTATTGATTACAATAAAAACATCAAGTTCATGCCTTTAATTATAAGCGGAACGATTCGTGTGATGCGAAAAGATGAGGAGGATAATGAAATCCTATTGTATTATTTAAGTTCGAATGAAAGTTGCGCCATGGCTTATACCTGTTGCATGGAAGCGCGCAAAAGTGAAATTAAGGCCATTGCTGAAGATAATGTTGAATTAGTAGCCATCCCTCATGAAAAACTTGATGAGTGGTTAACTAAATATCCAAGCTGGAAAAGTTATATTTTCAATAGCTTCACGCAACGTTTTAATGAATTATTACGCTCATTGGAAAGTATCGCGTTTCATAAGCTCGATCAGCGTTTAATAAAATATTTAAAGAATAAATCTAAAGTTACCGGTAAATCCGCTATTCAGCTTTCCCATAATCAAATTGCGGAAGAATTAGGAACGAGCCGCGTAGTTATTTCTCGCTTGTTAAAGCAACTCGAAAACGAGAAAAAATTAGTCTTGTACCGCAACGAAATCAAACTCCTCAGCGATTTCTGA
- a CDS encoding TerC family protein, whose protein sequence is MIAETIIPLISLISLEVILGIDNIIFISILSDKLPAEQRDKLRFWGLGLAMLIRLLLLTVIAWILKLDNVLFTLFDVDFSGKGLILLAGGLFLIYKSTKEILHKTEGDEKGELNKTKTGNYKKLLTEVIILDLVFSVDSIITAVGMVQELWIMYASVISAVLIMLFASKPISNFIQKHPSFKILALCFLMMIGVSLIAEGLHFVIPKGYIYFSMAFAFIVDVIQMKKLNKI, encoded by the coding sequence ATGATAGCAGAAACAATAATCCCTTTAATATCACTTATTTCACTAGAAGTAATTTTAGGAATTGATAATATTATTTTCATATCCATCTTATCAGATAAATTACCCGCTGAACAAAGAGATAAATTACGCTTTTGGGGATTAGGACTGGCTATGCTAATAAGGCTTTTACTCTTAACAGTAATAGCATGGATTTTAAAATTGGACAATGTACTGTTTACTTTGTTTGATGTGGATTTTTCGGGAAAAGGATTGATTTTATTGGCAGGAGGGTTATTTCTTATTTATAAGAGTACGAAAGAGATCTTACACAAAACAGAAGGTGATGAGAAGGGAGAATTAAACAAAACGAAAACAGGTAACTATAAAAAACTCCTAACGGAAGTTATTATTCTTGATTTAGTTTTTTCGGTTGATTCGATTATTACCGCTGTTGGAATGGTTCAGGAATTGTGGATTATGTATGCATCCGTGATAAGTGCTGTATTAATTATGCTTTTTGCTTCTAAACCAATAAGCAACTTCATTCAGAAACACCCTTCTTTTAAAATTCTTGCATTATGTTTTTTAATGATGATTGGAGTATCGCTTATAGCAGAAGGTTTGCATTTTGTAATACCAAAAGGTTATATATATTTCTCAATGGCTTTTGCCTTTATTGTAGATGTAATACAAATGAAAAAGCTAAACAAGATTTAA
- a CDS encoding MBL fold metallo-hydrolase, which translates to MIIEQIYTGCLAEAAYYIESNGEAAIIDPLREVEPYIQKAKSRNAKIKYVFETHFHADFVSGHIDLSKKTGAVIVYGPTTMKTGFDMLVGHDGEEFKLGNISIKLIHTPGHTMESSCFLLKDENGKEKAIFTGDTLFIGDVGRPDLAQKVIAELTQEKLAAHLFDSLRNKIMPLSDELIVYPGHGAGSACGKNMSKETTDTLGHQKQVNYALNPNLSKEEFIKQVLTGLTPPPGYFPQNVLMNIGGYESFDNVLKKGTRALSVTEFEAAAEETGALIIDARKADDFRKAYIPNSVNIGIDGSFAVWAGTLIPDVKQALLIVSDAGREEEIITRLARVGYDNALGYLKGGVEEWIRAKKETDSVQQITAEELAQKLKTEAVNILDVRKASEYYSEHVLDAINAPLDYVNDSMTKVDKNKTYYVHCAAGYRSMTFISILQARGYRNLIDIKGGFTAIKNSGLFKVSDYVCPTTML; encoded by the coding sequence ATGATCATAGAGCAAATTTACACAGGCTGTTTAGCCGAAGCAGCGTACTACATTGAAAGTAATGGAGAAGCTGCTATCATCGATCCTTTGCGTGAGGTAGAACCTTATATTCAAAAGGCTAAATCCCGTAACGCGAAAATTAAATATGTATTCGAAACACATTTTCATGCTGATTTCGTAAGTGGACATATTGATTTATCTAAGAAAACAGGTGCCGTAATTGTGTATGGTCCAACCACTATGAAAACCGGTTTTGATATGTTAGTGGGTCATGATGGTGAAGAGTTTAAATTGGGAAATATTTCCATAAAATTGATTCATACTCCCGGCCATACCATGGAGAGCTCTTGCTTTTTATTGAAAGATGAAAATGGAAAGGAGAAGGCGATTTTTACAGGTGATACTTTGTTTATCGGCGATGTTGGTCGTCCGGATTTAGCTCAAAAAGTAATTGCTGAGTTAACGCAAGAAAAGTTGGCCGCTCATTTGTTCGATTCGTTACGCAATAAAATTATGCCGTTAAGTGATGAGTTAATTGTATATCCCGGACACGGTGCAGGAAGCGCTTGCGGTAAAAATATGAGCAAGGAAACAACAGATACACTCGGACATCAGAAACAGGTGAATTATGCATTGAACCCAAATCTTAGCAAAGAAGAGTTTATTAAGCAAGTGTTAACTGGATTAACGCCTCCTCCGGGATATTTCCCGCAAAATGTGCTAATGAATATTGGCGGTTACGAAAGTTTCGATAATGTATTAAAGAAGGGTACACGCGCATTAAGCGTAACAGAATTTGAAGCGGCCGCAGAAGAAACCGGCGCGCTCATCATCGACGCCCGTAAGGCGGATGATTTTCGTAAGGCGTATATTCCTAATTCAGTAAATATTGGAATTGATGGTAGTTTTGCAGTATGGGCAGGTACATTAATTCCGGATGTTAAACAAGCATTATTAATTGTGTCTGATGCCGGCCGCGAGGAAGAAATCATCACGCGTCTTGCACGTGTTGGATACGATAATGCCTTGGGTTATTTAAAAGGAGGAGTAGAAGAGTGGATCAGGGCAAAAAAGGAAACTGATTCAGTTCAACAGATTACCGCAGAAGAATTAGCTCAAAAGTTGAAAACGGAAGCAGTAAATATTTTGGATGTGCGTAAAGCCAGCGAATATTACAGTGAACATGTTTTAGATGCAATCAATGCTCCGTTAGATTATGTAAACGATAGTATGACGAAGGTGGATAAAAATAAAACCTATTACGTGCATTGCGCGGCGGGTTATCGTTCCATGACCTTCATTTCCATTTTACAGGCGCGAGGCTACCGTAATCTGATTGATATTAAAGGAGGATTTACGGCAATTAAAAATAGCGGCTTATTTAAAGTTAGCGATTATGTTTGTCCGACTACCATGCTTTAA
- a CDS encoding glycosyltransferase family 4 protein, producing the protein MKKIALITDGIWPYVLGGMQKHSYYLCKYFAQNKIEVDLYHFNQSEFDINELKVFTEEERKYIHSFILKFPNEKKGFGHYLKNSRSYSELVYEVIKPHLATYDFIYTKGFSGWKLIEEKRKGNIECCKIGVKFHGYEMFQKAPDFKIYLQQLLLLRKPVRQITLMADVVFSYGGKITDIVKQLGVSSERIIEMPSGVEENTLVEFIKPTGKIIEFVFLGRYERRKGVEELNEALKSLDKNSSFKFHFIGPIPNDKKIIDHRIVYHGEIREKETLNNLLRTCDVLICPSHSEGMPNVILEAMSNGLCVIATDVGATNILVNHQTGWLLKAGASVAIKNCMKEVLEVKTEIVDEKKKNALSLIKSALTWEHLIPQLLEKIRKVN; encoded by the coding sequence ATGAAAAAAATTGCACTGATAACGGATGGGATTTGGCCTTATGTGTTAGGGGGAATGCAGAAGCATTCTTATTACCTCTGTAAATATTTCGCGCAAAACAAAATTGAAGTCGATTTGTATCACTTTAATCAAAGCGAATTCGACATAAATGAATTAAAAGTTTTTACCGAAGAAGAAAGAAAGTATATTCATTCTTTCATTCTGAAATTTCCAAATGAGAAAAAGGGTTTCGGACATTATTTAAAGAATTCAAGAAGCTATTCAGAACTAGTTTACGAAGTCATTAAACCACATTTAGCAACTTATGACTTTATTTATACCAAAGGTTTTTCAGGGTGGAAGTTAATAGAAGAAAAGCGTAAAGGAAATATTGAGTGTTGTAAAATAGGTGTGAAATTTCATGGGTATGAAATGTTTCAAAAGGCACCTGATTTCAAAATTTATTTACAGCAATTACTATTGTTAAGAAAACCTGTAAGGCAAATCACATTAATGGCGGATGTTGTTTTTTCTTACGGTGGTAAAATTACAGATATCGTTAAACAATTAGGTGTTTCTTCGGAAAGGATTATTGAAATGCCTTCCGGTGTTGAAGAGAATACACTCGTTGAATTCATTAAGCCAACCGGTAAAATAATTGAATTTGTATTTTTAGGACGGTACGAAAGACGAAAAGGAGTAGAAGAGTTAAATGAAGCACTGAAGTCACTCGATAAAAATTCATCATTTAAATTTCATTTTATTGGCCCTATCCCCAATGATAAAAAAATAATTGATCATCGAATCGTTTATCATGGCGAAATAAGAGAGAAGGAGACACTGAATAATTTATTACGCACTTGTGATGTGTTGATATGTCCGAGTCATAGCGAGGGTATGCCAAACGTGATTTTAGAAGCCATGAGTAATGGATTATGCGTAATAGCAACGGATGTAGGAGCCACCAATATTTTAGTGAACCATCAAACGGGCTGGTTATTAAAAGCAGGCGCTTCTGTCGCCATAAAAAATTGCATGAAAGAAGTTTTGGAAGTAAAAACTGAAATAGTTGACGAGAAAAAGAAGAATGCGTTAAGCTTAATAAAAAGTGCATTGACCTGGGAGCACTTGATACCGCAATTGCTTGAAAAAATCAGGAAAGTAAATTAA